From the genome of Streptomyces sp. V1I1, one region includes:
- the cdgB gene encoding diguanylate cyclase CdgB, translating to METESEPYVRLATLRQLHQVVADLNTARSLADTLQTVADGIVAGLGYELACVNLVRPDGDLVVAAFAGSAAAEALITGRVGSRPSWERRLSMGEAWGELRFIPHTEGWVLIEDDVPQWHTEGPDPRFEDEWHPQDRLYAPMYASGGGRELLGVISVDRPRNGRRPGPWGQEALQMYASQAAIAISNARLRANMQRALVRLEREQQALRASEESFRQAFEYAPSGMAIAEMGGDQHGRLLRTNDALCRLLGRPAAAMRRYSFADLVHPEDVGTLLRTSAEGGRAELRLGRRDGTYIWVSLRNSVVADTADGPRFLLTHVEDIEERKRHELQLAHRASHDSLTGLPNSAELRARLSSRLCERPHAARETAIEALDAAYESDTEHIFGGDGFDFETTGVPYDHHVHAVAPDSEIDDGTKGLAVLFCDLDGFKSINDRFGHQTGDAVLVEVARRLTTLVRDNDTVARLGGDEFVVLADGLGAADAADLAVRLRNAIILPIRVGGRGVRVGASFGIGWASCGMSVEEVLQSADQRMYIEKRSRAKVHRRAG from the coding sequence ATGGAGACCGAGTCGGAGCCCTACGTCCGTCTTGCGACCCTGCGGCAGCTGCACCAGGTCGTCGCGGACCTCAACACGGCCCGGAGCTTGGCCGACACTCTGCAGACCGTCGCCGACGGCATCGTCGCAGGACTCGGCTACGAACTGGCCTGCGTCAATCTCGTACGCCCCGACGGTGACCTCGTCGTTGCCGCGTTCGCCGGCAGCGCCGCCGCGGAAGCCCTGATCACCGGACGGGTCGGCTCGCGCCCCTCCTGGGAGCGGCGGCTGTCCATGGGTGAGGCCTGGGGCGAGCTCCGCTTCATCCCGCACACCGAGGGCTGGGTGCTCATAGAGGACGACGTCCCGCAGTGGCACACCGAAGGCCCCGATCCCCGCTTCGAGGACGAGTGGCACCCGCAGGACCGGCTGTACGCCCCCATGTACGCATCGGGTGGCGGTCGAGAGCTCCTCGGCGTCATCTCCGTCGACCGGCCGCGCAATGGACGACGCCCCGGACCCTGGGGCCAGGAAGCGCTCCAGATGTACGCGTCGCAGGCGGCCATTGCGATCAGCAACGCCCGGTTGAGAGCAAACATGCAGCGCGCCCTGGTCAGACTCGAGCGCGAGCAGCAGGCCCTGCGCGCCAGCGAGGAGTCCTTCCGGCAGGCCTTCGAATACGCGCCGAGCGGCATGGCCATCGCCGAGATGGGCGGCGACCAGCACGGCCGGCTGCTGCGCACCAATGACGCCCTGTGCCGGCTGCTCGGCCGCCCGGCGGCCGCGATGCGCCGGTACTCCTTCGCCGATCTCGTCCACCCCGAGGACGTCGGCACCCTGCTGCGTACGTCCGCGGAGGGCGGCCGCGCCGAGCTGCGTCTCGGCCGCCGGGACGGTACGTACATCTGGGTCTCGCTGCGTAACTCCGTCGTCGCCGACACCGCGGACGGGCCGCGTTTTCTGCTCACCCATGTCGAGGACATAGAGGAGCGCAAGCGCCACGAGCTGCAGCTCGCCCACCGCGCCTCGCACGACTCGCTCACCGGCCTGCCCAACAGCGCGGAGCTGCGCGCCCGGCTCAGCTCCCGGCTGTGCGAGCGGCCGCACGCGGCGCGGGAGACGGCCATCGAGGCGCTCGACGCCGCTTACGAGTCCGACACGGAGCACATCTTCGGCGGTGACGGCTTCGATTTCGAGACGACGGGCGTGCCGTACGACCACCATGTGCACGCGGTCGCGCCCGACAGCGAGATCGACGACGGGACGAAGGGGCTCGCGGTCCTCTTCTGCGACCTGGACGGCTTCAAGTCGATCAACGACCGGTTCGGGCACCAGACGGGTGACGCGGTGCTGGTCGAGGTCGCGCGCCGGCTCACCACCCTCGTACGCGACAACGACACCGTCGCCCGGCTCGGAGGTGACGAGTTCGTCGTCCTCGCCGACGGCCTGGGCGCGGCGGACGCCGCCGACCTGGCCGTTCGCCTGCGGAACGCGATCATCTTGCCGATCCGGGTCGGCGGCAGGGGGGTTCGCGTCGGGGCGAGCTTCGGGATCGGCTGGGCGAGCTGCGGGATGTCCGTGGAAGAGGTCCTGCAATCGGCTGACCAGCGGATGTACATCGAGAAGCGGTCCCGGGCGAAGGTGCACCGGCGGGCCGGCTGA
- the nagA gene encoding N-acetylglucosamine-6-phosphate deacetylase has protein sequence MAARATSAARAESTVLAGARVVLPTGTVEHGRLIVEGTKIAGAAPADAPAIDLTGHWVVPGFVDIHNHGGGGASFTSGSAEDVLKGVRTHREHGTTTLVASTVTGEMDFLAHRAGFLSELVEQGDLAGIHFEGPFISPCRKGAHSEELLRDPDPAEVRKLIDAARGTAKMVTLATELPGGIDSVRLLAEHGVIAAIGHTDATYEQTVEAIEAGATVATHLFNAMPGLGHRAPGPIAALLEDERITVELINDGTHLHPAALELAFHRAGAGRVAFITDAMDAAGFGDGRYQLGPLAVDVKDGVARLVDGGSIAGSTLTLDTAFRRAATIDRLPVEDVVQAISANPAKLLGVYDKVGSLEPGKDADLVVLDAEFTLKGVMRKGEWVVEPQVG, from the coding sequence ATGGCCGCACGCGCCACAAGCGCCGCACGCGCCGAAAGCACCGTTCTCGCCGGCGCCCGGGTGGTCCTGCCGACCGGGACCGTCGAGCACGGACGGCTCATCGTCGAGGGCACGAAGATCGCCGGCGCCGCGCCCGCGGACGCGCCTGCCATCGACCTGACCGGCCACTGGGTCGTCCCCGGCTTCGTCGACATCCACAACCACGGCGGCGGCGGCGCCTCCTTCACCTCCGGCAGCGCCGAGGACGTGCTGAAGGGCGTGCGGACCCACCGCGAGCACGGCACCACCACGCTCGTCGCGTCCACCGTGACCGGCGAGATGGACTTCCTCGCCCACCGCGCCGGCTTCCTCTCCGAGCTCGTCGAGCAGGGCGACCTCGCCGGCATCCACTTCGAGGGACCCTTCATCTCGCCGTGCCGCAAGGGCGCCCACAGCGAGGAACTGCTGCGCGACCCCGACCCGGCGGAGGTGCGCAAGCTGATCGACGCGGCACGCGGCACCGCGAAGATGGTCACCCTCGCCACCGAACTGCCCGGCGGCATCGACTCCGTACGGCTGCTCGCCGAGCACGGCGTGATCGCCGCGATCGGCCACACGGACGCGACGTACGAGCAGACCGTCGAGGCGATCGAGGCGGGCGCGACCGTGGCGACGCACCTGTTCAACGCGATGCCCGGCCTCGGCCACCGCGCTCCGGGCCCGATCGCAGCGCTCCTGGAGGACGAGCGCATCACGGTCGAGCTGATCAACGACGGCACGCATCTGCACCCCGCCGCCCTGGAGCTCGCCTTCCACCGCGCGGGCGCGGGCCGTGTCGCCTTCATCACGGACGCCATGGACGCGGCGGGCTTCGGCGACGGCCGCTACCAGCTCGGCCCGCTCGCGGTCGACGTCAAGGACGGGGTCGCCCGGCTGGTCGACGGCGGCTCGATCGCCGGCTCTACGCTCACCCTGGACACCGCATTCAGGCGCGCGGCCACCATCGACAGGCTGCCGGTGGAGGACGTCGTCCAGGCCATCTCGGCCAACCCCGCGAAGCTGCTCGGCGTGTACGACAAGGTCGGCTCGCTGGAGCCGGGCAAGGACGCCGACCTGGTGGTGCTCGACGCGGAGTTCACGCTCAAGGGCGTGATGCGTAAGGGCGAATGGGTGGTTGAGCCCCAAGTGGGGTGA
- a CDS encoding 1-phosphofructokinase family hexose kinase, which translates to MILTVTLNTALDITYSVPALTPHASHRVGEVRERPGGKGLNVARVLAALGHESVITGFVGGPVGAVLRDLLAPLTPHDALVPIAGTTRRTLAVVDDASGDTTQLNEAGPTVSPAEWATFLSSYDSLLREARAVALCGSLPPGIHVGAYAQLIRLARAADVPVLLDTSGEPLRRGIAARPDLVKPNADELAQLTGSREPLRAARDARRRGAHTVVASLGPDGVLAATPEGVWQAIPPAPVKGNPTGAGDSAVAGLLSGLVERLPWPDRLARAVALSAATVLAPAAGEFDAVAYKDLLPRIAVTERVAAA; encoded by the coding sequence GTGATTCTGACGGTCACGCTCAACACCGCCCTGGACATCACGTATTCGGTCCCCGCGCTGACCCCGCACGCCAGCCACCGCGTCGGGGAGGTCCGCGAACGCCCCGGTGGCAAGGGCCTCAACGTCGCCCGCGTGCTGGCCGCGCTGGGCCACGAGAGCGTCATCACCGGCTTCGTGGGCGGTCCCGTCGGAGCCGTACTGCGCGATCTGCTGGCCCCGCTCACGCCGCACGACGCGCTCGTCCCGATCGCCGGGACCACGCGCCGCACGCTCGCCGTCGTGGACGACGCGAGCGGCGACACCACCCAGCTGAACGAGGCGGGCCCCACGGTCAGCCCCGCCGAATGGGCCACGTTCCTCTCCTCGTACGACTCCCTCCTGCGAGAGGCCCGGGCCGTCGCCCTGTGCGGCAGCCTGCCGCCGGGCATCCATGTGGGCGCGTACGCCCAACTGATCCGCCTGGCCCGCGCCGCGGACGTCCCCGTGCTCCTCGACACCAGCGGCGAACCGCTGCGCCGCGGCATCGCCGCCCGCCCCGACCTGGTCAAGCCGAACGCAGACGAGCTCGCCCAGCTCACCGGCTCCCGCGAGCCGCTGCGCGCCGCCCGCGACGCCCGCCGCCGCGGCGCGCACACGGTGGTCGCCTCGCTCGGCCCGGACGGCGTGCTCGCGGCCACCCCCGAAGGCGTCTGGCAGGCGATCCCGCCCGCCCCGGTGAAGGGCAATCCGACGGGCGCGGGCGACTCGGCGGTCGCCGGGCTGCTCTCCGGGCTCGTGGAGCGGCTGCCGTGGCCGGACCGGCTGGCCCGTGCCGTCGCCCTGTCCGCGGCGACCGTGCTGGCCCCGGCGGCGGGCGAGTTCGACGCCGTGGCGTACAAGGACCTGCTGCCACGCATAGCGGTGACAGAGCGCGTGGCCGCGGCGTGA
- a CDS encoding ROK family protein — MRHVIALDVGGTGMKAALVGVDGTLLHEARRPTGRERGPDAVVESILRFAAELRSYGQEHLGQSALAAGVAVPGIVDADHGIAVYAANLGWRDVPLRALVADRIGGVPVALGHDVRTGGLAEGRIGAGKGADRFLFVPLGTGIAGAIGIAGRIEAGAHGYAGEIGHIVVRPDGPDCGCGQRGCLETLASAAAVTRAWAEASGDPDADAADCAKAVESGDQRAVRVWHDAVDALAAGLVTALTLLDPRTLIIGGGLAEAGETLFTPLRAAVEERVTFQKLPAIVPAALGDTAGCLGAGLLAWDLLATDSEVTA, encoded by the coding sequence GTGAGACACGTCATCGCCCTCGATGTGGGCGGCACCGGCATGAAAGCCGCCCTGGTCGGGGTGGACGGCACCCTCCTGCATGAGGCCCGTCGCCCCACCGGGCGCGAGCGCGGGCCGGACGCCGTCGTCGAGTCCATCCTTCGCTTCGCCGCAGAGCTCCGCTCGTACGGCCAGGAGCACCTCGGCCAGAGCGCGCTCGCCGCCGGCGTCGCCGTCCCCGGGATCGTCGACGCCGACCACGGCATCGCCGTCTACGCCGCCAACCTCGGCTGGCGCGACGTACCGCTGCGCGCCCTCGTCGCCGACCGCATCGGCGGCGTCCCCGTCGCGCTCGGGCACGACGTCAGGACCGGCGGGCTCGCCGAGGGACGGATCGGGGCCGGCAAGGGCGCCGACCGGTTCCTGTTCGTGCCGCTCGGCACGGGGATCGCCGGCGCCATCGGCATCGCCGGGCGGATCGAGGCCGGCGCCCACGGTTACGCCGGCGAGATCGGCCACATCGTCGTCCGCCCCGACGGGCCCGACTGCGGCTGCGGCCAGCGCGGCTGCCTCGAGACGCTCGCCTCCGCCGCCGCGGTGACCCGCGCCTGGGCCGAGGCGAGCGGCGACCCGGACGCGGACGCCGCCGACTGCGCGAAGGCCGTCGAGTCCGGCGACCAGCGGGCCGTACGCGTCTGGCACGACGCCGTCGACGCCCTCGCCGCCGGCCTCGTCACCGCGCTCACCCTGCTGGACCCCCGCACACTGATCATCGGTGGCGGTCTCGCCGAGGCGGGGGAAACCTTGTTCACACCACTGAGGGCCGCCGTCGAGGAGCGAGTGACGTTCCAGAAGCTGCCCGCCATCGTCCCGGCAGCCCTCGGGGACACCGCCGGATGCCTGGGCGCGGGGCTGCTCGCCTGGGATCTGCTCGCCACCGACTCGGAGGTAACCGCCTAA
- a CDS encoding DUF3263 domain-containing protein, whose amino-acid sequence MTDDEAIEEIEEIEEIEEIEEIETRGAREVLSERDRAVLAMEHTSWPGPGAKERAIREQLGISPVRYYQLLNALIDDERALAHDPVTVNRLRRVRDDRRSRR is encoded by the coding sequence ATGACCGACGACGAGGCGATCGAGGAGATCGAGGAGATCGAGGAGATCGAGGAGATCGAGGAGATCGAGACGCGGGGGGCGCGCGAGGTGCTCTCCGAGCGCGACCGTGCCGTTCTGGCCATGGAGCACACGTCCTGGCCGGGGCCCGGCGCGAAGGAGCGCGCCATCAGGGAGCAGCTCGGCATCTCCCCGGTCCGCTACTACCAGCTCCTCAACGCCCTGATCGACGACGAGCGCGCCCTCGCCCATGACCCGGTAACCGTCAATCGGCTTCGCCGTGTCAGGGACGACAGACGAAGTCGCCGATAG
- a CDS encoding SIS domain-containing protein — protein sequence MSRTAAEIATQPACWRRAAEAAAAFEGLPEPGERVAVTGCGTSWFMAIAYAALREAAGLGETDAFASSEFPSGRTYDRVVAITRSGTTTEVLDLLTELHGKVPTLALTADPKTPVMDAADAVAVLDWADEESVVQTRFATTALAFLRAGLGDVPGVKSVADAAVDAELALTEPLPEAVVGAEQWTFLGRGWTYGLALEAGLKMREAAGAWTESYPAMEYRHGPISITGPGRVAWVFGALPEGLSLDVARVGGTLVARQEADPLADLIRAQRLAVTLAESRGFDPDRPRNLTRSVILS from the coding sequence ATGTCCCGTACCGCAGCAGAGATAGCCACCCAGCCCGCCTGCTGGCGCCGAGCGGCCGAAGCCGCCGCCGCCTTCGAAGGACTGCCGGAGCCGGGTGAGCGGGTCGCCGTCACCGGGTGCGGTACGTCCTGGTTCATGGCGATCGCGTACGCGGCGCTGCGGGAGGCGGCGGGGCTGGGCGAGACGGACGCCTTCGCCTCGTCGGAGTTCCCGTCGGGGCGTACGTACGACCGCGTCGTCGCGATCACTCGCTCGGGGACGACGACGGAGGTCCTGGACCTGCTGACCGAACTGCACGGCAAGGTGCCGACGCTGGCGCTGACCGCGGACCCGAAGACGCCGGTGATGGACGCGGCGGACGCGGTGGCGGTGCTGGACTGGGCGGACGAGGAATCGGTGGTCCAGACCCGTTTCGCCACGACCGCGCTGGCCTTCCTGCGGGCCGGTCTGGGTGACGTCCCCGGGGTGAAGTCGGTCGCCGATGCGGCGGTCGACGCGGAGCTCGCGCTCACGGAGCCGCTGCCGGAGGCGGTGGTCGGGGCGGAGCAGTGGACGTTCCTGGGGCGGGGCTGGACGTACGGGCTCGCGCTGGAGGCGGGCCTGAAGATGCGCGAGGCGGCGGGCGCGTGGACGGAGTCGTACCCGGCGATGGAGTACCGCCACGGCCCGATCTCGATCACCGGCCCGGGCCGGGTGGCGTGGGTCTTCGGCGCGCTCCCGGAGGGCCTGTCCCTGGACGTGGCGCGGGTCGGCGGCACGCTGGTGGCCCGCCAGGAGGCGGACCCCCTGGCGGACCTGATCCGCGCGCAGCGGCTAGCGGTGACGCTGGCGGAGTCGCGGGGCTTCGACCCGGACCGGCCGAGGAACCTGACGCGCAGCGTGATCCTTTCCTGA
- a CDS encoding class II fructose-bisphosphate aldolase, with product MPLVSTGELVSAAAAGSRGIAAFNVITLEHAEAIAAGAEQAGAPAILQISENAVKFHGGKLSAIAAAASAVARASTAPLALHLDHVVSADLLRAAADEGFSSVMFDASKLPYDENVKATADAVRWGHERGIWIEAELGKVGGKEGEPPLDAHAPGVRTAPSEAAAYVADTGVDALAVAVGSSHAMTQRTASLDHTLITDLRDAVPVPLVLHGSSGVPDEEIRRAVAAGMVKINVGTALNTAFTGAVRAFLEANPSTVDPRKYLVPAREAMAGTVAGFLRTIRTDQNVISRS from the coding sequence ATGCCGCTTGTCAGCACTGGTGAACTCGTCTCGGCCGCAGCGGCAGGCAGCCGCGGCATAGCCGCCTTCAACGTCATCACGCTGGAGCACGCGGAGGCGATCGCCGCCGGGGCCGAGCAGGCCGGCGCGCCCGCGATCCTGCAGATATCCGAGAACGCGGTGAAGTTCCACGGCGGAAAGCTCTCCGCTATCGCCGCAGCCGCATCCGCCGTCGCCCGCGCATCCACCGCCCCGCTCGCCCTCCACCTCGACCATGTCGTCTCCGCGGACCTGCTGCGGGCGGCGGCCGACGAGGGCTTCAGCTCGGTGATGTTCGACGCCTCGAAGCTGCCGTACGACGAGAACGTCAAGGCCACGGCGGACGCGGTGCGCTGGGGCCACGAGCGCGGCATCTGGATCGAGGCGGAGCTCGGCAAGGTCGGCGGCAAGGAGGGCGAGCCCCCGCTCGACGCCCACGCCCCGGGCGTCCGCACCGCCCCGTCCGAGGCCGCGGCCTACGTCGCCGACACGGGCGTGGACGCGCTGGCCGTAGCGGTCGGCTCGTCCCACGCGATGACGCAGCGCACGGCGTCCCTGGACCACACCCTGATCACCGACCTGCGGGACGCGGTCCCGGTTCCCCTGGTCCTGCACGGCTCCTCCGGCGTCCCGGACGAGGAGATCCGCCGCGCGGTCGCCGCCGGCATGGTCAAGATCAACGTCGGCACGGCGCTCAACACGGCGTTCACGGGCGCGGTCCGGGCCTTCCTGGAGGCCAACCCGTCGACGGTGGACCCCCGGAAATACCTCGTCCCGGCTCGCGAAGCGATGGCCGGGACGGTGGCGGGTTTCCTGCGGACGATCCGAACGGATCAGAACGTGATCAGCCGTTCCTGA
- a CDS encoding flavin reductase family protein encodes MLQTTSTSATDAIPHAEGVSNEEFRAAMSRLAAGVVLVTAHDPDDGPRGEDVGMTATAFMSVSLDPPLVLVSLRNGSRMDDLLAEQPLWGVSVLSESQRHVAGRFAMKGRVSDRLLFEDIPYTRGEVSGALLVRGALATLECSTEQRIEAGDHTLVIGRVLAASLPSGDGGPLLYFRGRYHQLG; translated from the coding sequence GTGTTGCAGACGACCTCTACTTCCGCCACTGATGCCATCCCCCATGCTGAGGGGGTGAGCAACGAGGAGTTCCGCGCCGCCATGTCCCGGCTGGCCGCGGGTGTGGTGCTGGTGACCGCGCACGACCCCGACGACGGCCCGCGCGGCGAGGACGTCGGCATGACCGCCACCGCGTTCATGTCGGTGTCGCTGGACCCCCCGCTGGTGCTGGTGAGCCTGCGCAACGGCTCGCGCATGGACGACCTGCTCGCTGAGCAGCCGCTGTGGGGGGTGTCGGTGCTCTCGGAGAGCCAGCGGCACGTCGCCGGGCGGTTCGCGATGAAGGGACGGGTCAGCGACCGGCTGCTGTTCGAGGACATCCCGTACACACGGGGCGAGGTGAGCGGAGCGCTGTTGGTCCGGGGCGCGCTGGCGACGCTGGAATGCAGTACGGAACAACGGATCGAGGCGGGCGACCACACACTGGTGATCGGCCGGGTGCTGGCGGCGTCGCTGCCGAGCGGGGACGGGGGGCCGCTGCTGTATTTCCGTGGCCGGTACCACCAGTTGGGCTGA
- a CDS encoding TerD family protein has product MAVSLSKGGNVSLTKEAPGLTAVTVGLGWDVRTTTGTDFDLDASAIGVNPGGKVASDAHFVFFNNKATPDQTIVHTGDNRTGEGGGDDEQINVNLAGLPADVDKIVFPVSIYDAVSRSQNFGQVRNAYIRIVNQAGGTELARYDLSEDAATETAMVFGELYRNGAEWKFRAVGQGYASGLEGIARDFGVNL; this is encoded by the coding sequence ATGGCAGTAAGCCTGTCCAAGGGCGGCAACGTCTCGCTCACCAAGGAGGCACCGGGCCTGACCGCCGTCACGGTCGGCCTTGGCTGGGACGTCCGCACCACCACCGGCACCGACTTCGACCTCGACGCCTCCGCCATCGGCGTCAACCCCGGTGGCAAGGTCGCCTCCGACGCCCACTTCGTCTTCTTCAACAACAAGGCGACGCCCGACCAGACCATCGTCCACACCGGTGACAACCGCACCGGCGAGGGCGGCGGCGACGACGAGCAGATCAACGTCAACCTGGCGGGTCTGCCGGCCGACGTCGACAAGATCGTCTTCCCGGTCTCGATCTACGACGCCGTCAGCCGCAGCCAGAACTTCGGCCAGGTGCGCAACGCCTACATCCGCATCGTCAACCAGGCCGGCGGCACCGAGCTCGCGCGCTACGACCTGAGCGAGGACGCCGCCACCGAGACCGCGATGGTCTTCGGCGAGCTCTACCGCAACGGCGCCGAGTGGAAGTTCCGCGCGGTCGGCCAGGGTTACGCCTCGGGGCTGGAGGGCATCGCCCGCGACTTCGGCGTCAACCTCTGA
- a CDS encoding ABC transporter substrate-binding protein, with the protein MTVALSGCGSSSGSGDVTLKLVAADYDVAGGQSSKKYWADLATEFESTNPGIKIDVQIESWNDVDRKVAEMVKAGKAPDIAQIGAYADYAAAGKLYSADQLLSIPVQSNFLTPLTDAGEMKRVQYGLPFVASTRLLFYNKKLFKEAGIKEDPKTWDDLRKDAEKLKANTDAKYPFALPLGPEEAQAETMMWLLSGGDGYTDPVGKYSIDSAQNIATFKWLKTNLVDAELTGPVAPAKLNRKDAFAAFTRGEVGMLNGHPSLMQEAEKANIEVGKVAMPGRNGKPKAAMGVADWIMGFKQNGHRAEVGKFLDFVFSDKNVLDFAGQNDLLPVTVSASEAMEKDPEHQDLKEFLDELPTSVLPPVGKTSWAAVSENIKKNIGQAVEPEGVPASVLGKIGRDATLAENAE; encoded by the coding sequence ATGACGGTGGCCCTCTCGGGCTGTGGCAGTTCCAGCGGTTCCGGCGATGTCACCCTCAAACTGGTGGCGGCCGACTACGACGTGGCCGGCGGCCAGAGCAGCAAGAAGTACTGGGCCGACCTCGCCACCGAGTTCGAGTCCACGAACCCCGGCATCAAGATCGACGTCCAGATCGAGTCCTGGAACGACGTCGACCGCAAGGTCGCCGAGATGGTCAAGGCAGGCAAGGCCCCCGACATCGCCCAGATCGGCGCGTACGCCGACTACGCAGCGGCGGGCAAGCTGTACTCCGCCGACCAGTTGCTCTCCATCCCCGTACAGTCCAACTTCCTCACCCCGCTCACCGACGCGGGCGAGATGAAGCGCGTGCAGTACGGTCTGCCGTTCGTCGCCTCCACCCGGCTGCTCTTCTACAACAAGAAGCTCTTCAAAGAGGCCGGGATAAAGGAAGACCCGAAGACCTGGGACGACCTCAGGAAAGACGCGGAGAAGCTGAAGGCGAACACGGACGCGAAGTACCCCTTCGCCCTGCCGCTGGGGCCCGAGGAGGCCCAGGCCGAGACCATGATGTGGCTGCTCAGCGGCGGCGACGGATACACCGACCCGGTCGGCAAGTACTCCATAGACTCCGCGCAGAACATAGCCACCTTCAAGTGGCTGAAGACGAACCTCGTCGACGCCGAGCTCACCGGCCCGGTCGCCCCCGCCAAGCTGAACCGCAAGGACGCGTTCGCCGCCTTCACCCGCGGCGAGGTCGGCATGCTCAACGGCCACCCCTCCCTGATGCAGGAAGCGGAGAAGGCCAACATCGAGGTCGGCAAGGTGGCCATGCCCGGCCGCAACGGCAAGCCGAAGGCCGCGATGGGCGTCGCCGACTGGATCATGGGCTTCAAGCAGAACGGCCACCGGGCCGAGGTCGGCAAGTTCCTGGACTTCGTCTTCAGCGACAAGAACGTCCTCGACTTCGCCGGTCAGAACGATCTGCTGCCGGTGACGGTCTCCGCGTCCGAGGCGATGGAGAAGGACCCGGAGCACCAGGACCTCAAGGAGTTCCTGGACGAGCTCCCCACCTCGGTGCTTCCGCCGGTCGGCAAGACGTCGTGGGCGGCGGTCAGCGAGAACATCAAGAAGAACATCGGCCAGGCCGTCGAGCCTGAAGGCGTCCCGGCATCCGTCCTCGGCAAGATCGGCCGGGACGCCACCCTCGCGGAGAACGCGGAGTAG
- a CDS encoding CBM35 domain-containing protein gives MTAGNNGASTPEDDDPFGYLYEDGRAAGATPPGQGRGYGYPGPAAQPGVPRTSYNQVRTVGERQYGQVPQQAYAPQGQPTAQYAAPETYPGGAPTRQTVPQQQGNGHGGGHGGGRSGGPNTKGLLIGAIAVVAVVVIAIGVALMTAGGEDDKAGDRSGGNGGATAGQSVKPSDEPSASEDVQEPLPKQDAATLQLGAPAALAKDIEGAEGSGGAFVTGFNSVGASVTWKAKVTSPGAYKLYVRYAIPAQDANATLTINGKANSNPLGLKNFIKSTDPAWDKNWQTTWAPVTLKQGENEIKISCEQGNQCNAILDWLEVRNG, from the coding sequence ATGACGGCCGGTAACAACGGCGCGAGCACGCCCGAGGACGACGATCCGTTCGGCTACCTGTACGAGGACGGACGGGCAGCGGGCGCGACACCGCCCGGCCAGGGCCGCGGCTACGGCTATCCGGGTCCGGCCGCGCAGCCCGGGGTCCCCAGAACCTCGTACAACCAGGTACGGACGGTCGGCGAGCGCCAGTACGGCCAGGTGCCGCAGCAGGCGTACGCACCGCAGGGCCAGCCGACCGCGCAGTACGCGGCGCCCGAGACCTACCCCGGCGGCGCCCCCACCCGCCAGACCGTGCCCCAGCAGCAAGGCAACGGCCACGGTGGCGGCCACGGTGGCGGCCGCAGCGGCGGCCCCAACACCAAGGGCCTGCTGATCGGCGCGATCGCGGTGGTCGCGGTCGTGGTGATCGCCATCGGCGTGGCGCTGATGACGGCCGGCGGCGAGGACGACAAGGCGGGCGACCGGTCGGGCGGGAACGGCGGCGCGACGGCGGGCCAGTCCGTGAAGCCGAGCGATGAGCCGTCCGCCTCGGAGGACGTGCAGGAGCCGCTGCCGAAGCAGGATGCGGCGACATTGCAGCTCGGAGCCCCTGCCGCGCTTGCGAAGGACATCGAGGGTGCGGAGGGTTCGGGCGGTGCGTTTGTGACCGGCTTCAACTCGGTGGGCGCCTCGGTCACTTGGAAGGCGAAGGTCACGTCGCCCGGCGCGTACAAGCTGTATGTGCGCTACGCCATCCCGGCGCAGGACGCCAACGCCACGCTGACCATCAACGGCAAGGCGAACAGCAACCCGCTGGGGCTGAAGAACTTCATCAAGTCCACGGACCCGGCCTGGGACAAGAACTGGCAGACCACGTGGGCGCCGGTCACCTTGAAGCAGGGCGAGAACGAGATCAAGATTTCCTGCGAGCAGGGCAACCAGTGCAACGCCATTCTCGACTGGCTCGAGGTCAGGAACGGCTGA
- the arfB gene encoding alternative ribosome rescue aminoacyl-tRNA hydrolase ArfB — protein sequence MSGPYIIRGSVSLPEAELMWRFSRSSGPGGQHVNTSDSQVELRFDLAKTEALPQVWKDRALERLAGRLVGGVIAVRASEHRSQWRNRETAAVRLATLLAEATAPPPRPRRATKIPRGINERRLREKKQRAETKRGRTGRAWD from the coding sequence ATGTCCGGGCCCTACATCATCCGCGGTTCGGTCTCCCTGCCGGAGGCCGAGCTCATGTGGCGTTTCTCGCGGTCGTCGGGACCGGGTGGCCAGCACGTCAACACCAGCGACTCGCAGGTGGAGCTCCGCTTCGACCTCGCGAAGACCGAGGCGCTTCCGCAGGTCTGGAAGGACCGCGCGCTGGAGCGGCTCGCGGGCCGGCTGGTCGGCGGGGTGATCGCCGTACGTGCGTCGGAGCACCGCTCGCAGTGGCGCAACCGCGAGACGGCGGCGGTCCGCCTGGCGACGCTGCTCGCAGAGGCGACGGCGCCGCCACCGCGACCCCGACGGGCGACGAAGATCCCGCGCGGCATCAATGAGCGCCGCCTGCGCGAGAAGAAGCAACGCGCAGAAACGAAACGGGGTCGCACGGGCCGCGCCTGGGACTAG